The following are encoded in a window of Amycolatopsis lexingtonensis genomic DNA:
- a CDS encoding SgcJ/EcaC family oxidoreductase: MTTTEQSRLDAYYGEFTSDKEKEVLQVPLRLVAAWAKNDADGVADVFTDDGLLLLPGDVYKEGREEIRIFMKAAYAGPFKNSGVTGQPVDLRFVTDDVALIRTHGGILAEGETEIAPELAVRSTWITVKRDGTWYLAGYQNSPRGEGATLRW, from the coding sequence ATGACGACCACCGAACAATCCCGTTTGGACGCGTACTACGGAGAGTTCACCAGCGACAAGGAGAAGGAGGTGCTCCAGGTTCCGCTGCGGCTGGTGGCGGCGTGGGCGAAGAACGACGCCGACGGTGTCGCCGACGTCTTCACCGACGACGGCCTCCTGCTGCTGCCGGGTGACGTGTACAAGGAAGGCCGCGAGGAGATCCGCATCTTCATGAAGGCCGCGTACGCTGGGCCGTTCAAGAACAGCGGTGTCACCGGGCAGCCGGTCGACCTGCGCTTCGTCACCGACGACGTCGCGCTGATCCGCACGCACGGCGGCATCCTCGCCGAGGGCGAGACCGAGATCGCGCCCGAGCTGGCCGTTCGCTCCACCTGGATCACCGTCAAGCGCGACGGGACCTGGTACCTGGCCGGCTACCAGAACAGCCCGCGCGGCGAAGGCGCCACCCTCCGCTGGTAA
- a CDS encoding GMC family oxidoreductase: MYDYIVVGAGSAGCVLAARLSEDPDVKVALVEAGGTDDVENIHIPAVFGDLFRTRVDWDYDSHEEEQLNRRRIFHPRGKVLGGTSSINAMLYLRNNRIDYDGWNQPGWSYDELLPLFKRSEDNERGASEYHGAGGPLSVSDGRSLNPATTALVEAALQAGHPANDDFNGPTQDGFGRFQVTQRNGRRWSTAQAFLHPALERPNLTLIKNYQVYRVLIENGRAIGVTGRQVDDELTLHAEREVILSAGAYNSPQLLLLSGIGPADQLRGLGMDVVLDHAEVGKNLQDHPLVPLIYEHSQPNSLLSAFEPESIRAFQEEGRGPLTSNGPEAGGYVRTQPGLPGPDVVYFAGPMEFADSGLTVPTRHAITFGPVLLTQRSRGQITLVAEDPTAKPKIEHRYFTAEGDIDVAVAGVRIAMDIASRPAFAKFNERLLNAPASDSDDDLREYVRRYTNSIFHGSGACGMGRVVDHELKVYGVEGLRVADVSVMPTVGRGAPNATAIVIGEKAADLVRGAQSTPLAKAS, translated from the coding sequence ATGTACGACTACATCGTGGTCGGCGCGGGCTCCGCGGGCTGCGTGCTCGCGGCCCGGCTGTCCGAAGACCCCGACGTCAAGGTCGCCCTGGTCGAGGCGGGCGGCACCGACGACGTCGAGAACATCCACATCCCGGCCGTCTTCGGCGACCTGTTCCGCACCCGGGTCGACTGGGACTACGACTCCCACGAAGAGGAGCAGCTGAACCGGCGGCGGATCTTCCACCCGCGCGGCAAGGTGCTCGGCGGCACCAGCTCGATCAACGCGATGCTGTACCTGCGCAACAACCGCATCGACTACGACGGCTGGAACCAGCCCGGCTGGAGCTACGACGAGCTGCTCCCGCTGTTCAAGCGCTCGGAGGACAACGAGCGCGGCGCCTCGGAGTACCACGGCGCGGGCGGGCCACTGTCCGTTTCGGACGGTCGCTCGCTGAACCCGGCGACGACGGCGCTCGTCGAGGCGGCGCTGCAGGCCGGGCACCCGGCCAACGACGACTTCAACGGCCCCACCCAGGACGGCTTCGGCCGCTTCCAGGTGACCCAGCGCAACGGGCGCCGGTGGAGCACCGCGCAGGCGTTCCTGCACCCGGCGCTCGAGCGGCCGAACCTGACGCTGATCAAGAACTACCAGGTTTACCGCGTGCTGATCGAAAACGGCCGCGCGATCGGCGTCACCGGGCGGCAGGTCGACGACGAGCTCACGCTGCACGCCGAGCGCGAGGTCATCCTCTCGGCCGGGGCGTACAACTCGCCGCAGCTGCTGCTGCTCTCCGGCATCGGCCCGGCCGACCAGCTGCGCGGGCTGGGCATGGACGTCGTCCTCGACCACGCCGAGGTCGGCAAGAACCTGCAGGACCACCCGCTGGTCCCGCTGATCTACGAACACTCGCAGCCGAACAGCCTGCTGAGCGCGTTCGAGCCGGAGAGCATCCGGGCGTTCCAGGAAGAGGGCCGCGGCCCGCTGACATCCAATGGCCCCGAGGCAGGCGGGTACGTGCGGACCCAGCCAGGCCTGCCGGGCCCGGACGTCGTGTACTTCGCCGGGCCGATGGAGTTCGCCGACAGCGGCCTGACGGTGCCGACCCGGCACGCGATCACCTTCGGCCCGGTGCTGCTGACCCAGCGCAGCCGCGGGCAGATCACGCTGGTGGCGGAGGACCCGACGGCCAAGCCGAAGATCGAGCACCGCTACTTCACCGCGGAGGGCGACATCGACGTCGCGGTGGCCGGCGTCCGGATCGCGATGGACATCGCGAGCCGGCCGGCGTTCGCGAAGTTCAACGAGCGCCTGCTCAACGCCCCGGCGTCGGACTCCGACGACGACCTGCGCGAGTACGTGCGGCGCTACACGAACTCGATCTTCCACGGCAGCGGCGCCTGCGGGATGGGCCGGGTCGTCGACCACGAGCTCAAGGTGTACGGCGTCGAAGGCCTCCGGGTCGCCGACGTCTCGGTGATGCCGACCGTCGGCCGCGGCGCGCCGAACGCGACGGCGATCGTCATCGGGGAGAAGGCCGCGGACCTGGTCCGCGGCGCGCAGTCGACGCCACTGGCCAAGGCGTCCTGA
- a CDS encoding methyltransferase → MDSKPARLSDTEQAGIRLFEETLGYVYSAALRAAAAVGVADHLADGPKTVVELAQATGAHADNLNRVLRALAMRGVFHEDDQGRFELTPEAELLRSDVPGSLRSAVLTFTDKTFWNSHGELAHSVEHGDASFDKVFGTTFFDYFRDVESPETFYSGMQSKSDSENASIIRNLTFPAGATVVDVGGGYGGLLLEALRADDSLYGLLMDLGEHVVSGHRLGELGDDDRWELVTGDFFEECPPADVYLLKHIIHDWNDEQCVRILRNCRRAMRPGGRIVVLDTVIPPRNEPHLGKLFDIMVMSILPGRERTEEEFRALFAKAELELTRVLDTGFAVSVVEAVAR, encoded by the coding sequence GTGGACAGCAAACCCGCAAGACTCTCCGACACCGAACAGGCCGGGATCCGCTTGTTCGAGGAGACGCTGGGCTACGTCTATTCCGCGGCCCTGCGCGCCGCGGCCGCCGTGGGCGTCGCCGACCACCTGGCCGACGGCCCGAAGACGGTCGTCGAGCTGGCGCAGGCCACCGGGGCGCACGCGGACAACCTCAACCGCGTCCTGCGGGCCCTCGCCATGCGCGGGGTGTTCCACGAGGACGACCAGGGGCGGTTCGAGCTGACCCCCGAGGCCGAGCTGCTGCGCTCGGACGTGCCGGGCTCGCTCCGGTCCGCGGTCCTGACGTTCACCGACAAGACGTTCTGGAACTCGCACGGCGAGCTGGCGCACAGCGTCGAGCACGGCGACGCGTCCTTCGACAAGGTGTTCGGCACGACGTTCTTCGACTACTTCCGCGACGTCGAGTCGCCCGAGACGTTCTACTCGGGCATGCAGTCGAAGTCGGACTCCGAAAACGCTTCCATCATCCGCAACCTGACCTTCCCGGCCGGGGCGACGGTCGTCGACGTCGGCGGCGGGTACGGCGGGCTGCTGCTCGAAGCGCTGCGCGCCGACGACAGCCTGTACGGCCTCCTGATGGACCTGGGCGAGCACGTCGTGTCCGGCCACCGCCTCGGCGAACTCGGCGACGACGACCGCTGGGAGCTCGTCACCGGCGACTTCTTCGAGGAGTGCCCGCCGGCCGACGTGTACCTGCTCAAGCACATCATCCACGACTGGAACGACGAGCAGTGCGTGCGCATCCTGCGCAACTGCCGCCGCGCGATGCGGCCCGGCGGCCGGATCGTGGTGCTGGACACGGTGATCCCGCCGCGCAACGAACCGCACCTCGGCAAGCTGTTCGACATCATGGTCATGTCGATCCTGCCCGGCCGGGAGCGCACCGAGGAGGAGTTCCGGGCGCTGTTCGCGAAGGCCGAGCTGGAGCTGACCCGGGTCCTCGACACCGGCTTCGCGGTGTCGGTCGTGGAGGCCGTCGCCCGCTGA
- a CDS encoding acyl-CoA dehydrogenase family protein translates to MTTNVPVPSREELVRRAQDLVPLLQKNAVWHEENRRLHDDTLEALGDAGFFKLRVPKRYGGFEVDTATLNAVLVELARGDGAVGWTTSVWNIPGWMVGMFPDAVQDEVYSTPDVRVCGTLSPGGQAVPTDGGYVVNGRWGFISGALHSHWQEIIAIAPTPDGQGMWPVAALVPLSDLQVIDDWYTMGMAGSGSVTTVANDLFVPAERVIPLVSILQGQSHSPASAELPIYRNPLLGVANASSAGTPIGLAEAAMENFLERVGTRKITYTDYAHQAEAPVTHLKVAEARLQIDQAAFHADRITRTADEKAATGAEWSLLERARTRADIGAICKLTKSAVDALSLASGGSSAYTSVPIQRIARDIHVVNLHALMAPDTNNELYGRILLGLEPNTQYI, encoded by the coding sequence ATGACGACGAACGTCCCCGTCCCTTCGCGCGAGGAACTGGTCCGCCGGGCCCAGGACCTGGTGCCCCTCCTGCAGAAGAACGCCGTCTGGCACGAGGAGAACCGCCGCCTGCACGACGACACCCTCGAGGCGCTGGGCGACGCCGGGTTCTTCAAGCTGCGCGTGCCGAAGCGCTACGGCGGGTTCGAGGTCGACACCGCCACCCTGAACGCCGTGCTCGTCGAGCTGGCGCGCGGTGACGGTGCCGTCGGCTGGACGACGTCGGTGTGGAACATCCCCGGCTGGATGGTCGGCATGTTCCCGGACGCCGTGCAGGACGAGGTCTACTCGACGCCGGACGTGCGCGTCTGCGGCACGCTCAGCCCGGGCGGCCAGGCCGTGCCCACCGACGGTGGCTACGTCGTCAACGGGCGCTGGGGTTTCATCAGCGGCGCGCTGCACAGCCACTGGCAGGAGATCATCGCCATCGCCCCGACGCCGGACGGCCAGGGCATGTGGCCGGTCGCCGCGCTGGTGCCGCTGAGCGACCTGCAGGTGATCGACGACTGGTACACGATGGGCATGGCCGGTTCCGGCAGTGTCACGACGGTCGCGAACGACCTGTTCGTGCCCGCCGAGCGCGTCATCCCGCTGGTCTCGATCCTGCAGGGCCAGAGCCACTCGCCGGCGAGCGCGGAGCTGCCGATCTACCGGAACCCGTTGCTGGGCGTGGCGAACGCGTCGTCGGCGGGCACGCCGATCGGGCTGGCCGAGGCGGCGATGGAGAACTTCCTCGAGCGCGTCGGCACCCGCAAGATCACCTACACCGACTACGCGCACCAGGCCGAAGCGCCCGTCACGCACCTCAAGGTCGCCGAGGCCCGGCTGCAGATCGACCAGGCCGCCTTCCACGCGGACCGGATCACCCGGACCGCCGACGAGAAGGCCGCGACCGGCGCGGAGTGGTCGCTGCTCGAGCGCGCCCGCACCCGTGCGGACATCGGCGCGATCTGCAAGCTCACCAAGTCCGCGGTGGACGCGCTGAGCCTCGCCAGCGGCGGTTCGTCGGCCTACACCAGCGTGCCGATCCAGCGGATCGCGCGGGACATCCACGTGGTGAACCTGCACGCGCTGATGGCGCCCGACACGAACAACGAGCTCTACGGCCGGATCCTGCTCGGCCTGGAACCCAACACGCAGTACATCTGA
- the tpx gene encoding thiol peroxidase, with protein sequence MNAIPERTGVTTFRGRPVTLLGPAVGVGDQAPDFTVVAPDMSPVASASLAGRVRILSVVPSLETPVCDLQTRRFNEEVAGLGDVSVLTVSVDLPFAQARWCGAAGIEGALVGSDHRDLSFGTAYGVVIKEFRLLARAVFVVDANDTVVYAEYVPEIGEHPGYDAVIAAAKSAETARRAA encoded by the coding sequence ATGAACGCGATTCCCGAACGCACCGGCGTCACGACCTTCCGCGGCCGTCCGGTGACCCTGCTCGGGCCGGCCGTCGGTGTCGGCGACCAGGCTCCGGACTTCACCGTCGTGGCGCCGGACATGTCCCCCGTGGCGTCCGCCTCCCTCGCCGGCCGGGTGCGGATCCTCTCGGTCGTGCCGTCGCTCGAGACGCCCGTCTGCGACCTCCAGACCCGCCGGTTCAACGAGGAGGTCGCCGGGCTCGGCGACGTCTCCGTGCTGACCGTTTCCGTCGACCTCCCCTTCGCGCAGGCGCGCTGGTGCGGGGCCGCCGGGATCGAGGGCGCGCTGGTCGGCTCCGACCACCGTGACCTGTCCTTCGGCACCGCCTACGGCGTCGTGATCAAGGAATTCCGGTTGCTCGCCCGCGCGGTTTTCGTGGTCGACGCGAACGACACCGTCGTTTACGCCGAATACGTGCCGGAAATCGGCGAACACCCCGGCTACGACGCCGTCATCGCCGCCGCCAAGAGCGCCGAGACCGCGCGCCGGGCCGCGTAG
- a CDS encoding GMC family oxidoreductase — translation MYDYVIVGAGSTGCVLAARLSEDPDVKVALLEAGPPDDAEEIHIPAAFSQLFRTRYDWDYDTAEEPHLGGRRLYLPRGKVLGGTSSTNAMLYVRGTKLDYDGWNQPGWSFDEVLPYFKKSEDNERGASEYHGEGGPLSVSDNRSHNPSSVALVEAAVQAGYKATDDFNGAELDGFGEFQLTQRDGRRWSTAAAFLRPALGRPNLTVLTEFRAHKVIIENGRAVGVTGQQGDDAPVDIRAEREVILSAGAYNSPQLLQLSGIGPSCLLSAFGIPVVADSPQVGQNLSDHALVPLVSVHSQPISMTAAATPENFRLFMEEQRGPLTGNGPEAGGYFRTLPDLPAPDAAIFAAPVMFVESGLAFPYEHAISLGPVLITPESRGNITLQSTNPTAKPRILNNFFAEESDLETGVRALRVSLEIAKQEALRPFHESFYQLPASESDEDLKAYLRRYTHSIFHPAGTCAIGEVVDAELRVQGVDGLRVADCSVMPVVGRGNPNASAIMIGEKAADLIKEAS, via the coding sequence ATGTACGACTACGTGATCGTCGGCGCGGGTTCGACGGGGTGCGTGCTGGCGGCCCGGCTGTCGGAGGATCCCGACGTCAAGGTGGCCCTGCTGGAGGCGGGACCGCCGGACGACGCCGAGGAGATCCACATCCCGGCGGCGTTCAGCCAGCTGTTCCGCACCCGCTACGACTGGGACTACGACACGGCGGAGGAGCCGCACCTCGGCGGCCGCCGGCTCTACCTCCCGCGCGGCAAGGTGCTGGGCGGCACCAGCTCCACCAACGCGATGCTGTACGTCCGCGGCACGAAGCTCGACTACGACGGCTGGAACCAGCCGGGCTGGTCGTTCGACGAGGTGCTGCCGTACTTCAAGAAGTCCGAGGACAACGAGCGCGGCGCGTCGGAGTACCACGGCGAGGGCGGTCCGCTGTCCGTTTCGGACAACCGCTCGCACAACCCGAGCTCGGTGGCGCTCGTCGAGGCCGCCGTGCAGGCCGGCTACAAGGCCACCGACGACTTCAACGGCGCCGAGCTGGACGGCTTCGGCGAGTTCCAGCTGACCCAGCGCGACGGCAGGCGGTGGAGCACCGCGGCGGCGTTCCTGCGCCCGGCGCTGGGGCGGCCGAACCTGACCGTGCTGACGGAGTTCCGCGCGCACAAGGTGATCATCGAGAACGGCCGTGCGGTCGGCGTCACCGGGCAGCAGGGCGACGACGCCCCCGTGGACATCCGCGCCGAGCGCGAGGTCATCCTCTCGGCCGGGGCGTACAACTCGCCGCAGCTGCTGCAGCTGTCCGGCATCGGCCCGTCGTGCCTGCTCTCGGCGTTCGGGATCCCGGTCGTCGCCGACAGCCCGCAGGTCGGCCAGAACCTCTCCGACCACGCACTGGTGCCGCTGGTTTCGGTGCACTCGCAGCCGATCAGCATGACCGCGGCGGCCACCCCGGAGAACTTCCGGCTGTTCATGGAAGAGCAGCGCGGCCCGCTGACCGGCAACGGCCCGGAGGCCGGCGGCTACTTCCGCACCCTGCCGGACCTGCCCGCCCCGGACGCGGCGATCTTCGCGGCGCCGGTGATGTTCGTCGAGAGCGGGCTCGCCTTCCCCTACGAGCACGCGATTTCCCTCGGCCCGGTGCTCATCACGCCGGAGAGCCGGGGCAACATCACGCTGCAGTCGACCAACCCGACGGCGAAACCGCGCATCCTCAACAACTTCTTCGCCGAGGAGTCCGACCTGGAGACGGGCGTGCGGGCGCTGCGGGTCTCGCTGGAGATCGCGAAGCAGGAAGCCCTGCGGCCGTTCCACGAGTCGTTCTACCAGCTGCCGGCGTCGGAGTCCGACGAGGACCTCAAGGCCTACCTCCGCCGGTACACCCACTCGATCTTCCACCCCGCGGGCACCTGCGCGATCGGCGAGGTCGTCGACGCCGAGCTGCGCGTCCAGGGCGTCGACGGCCTGCGGGTGGCCGACTGCTCGGTGATGCCGGTCGTCGGCCGGGGCAACCCGAACGCGTCCGCCATCATGATCGGCGAGAAGGCCGCCGATCTCATCAAGGAGGCCAGCTGA
- a CDS encoding SgcJ/EcaC family oxidoreductase, with protein MTSKASDLVAKAKQWAGYYGDFPNGEEGAVFTVPLRLRAAWDAGDADALADLFTVDGSMLIGDEQLRGREAIRAYLTEQFAGAYRGSKVADEPVQCKFLADGVALAITKGGISLDGATEIAPENENRATWVVRKEAGDYKLVSHQTSPIRG; from the coding sequence ATGACTTCCAAGGCTTCCGACCTGGTCGCCAAGGCCAAGCAGTGGGCCGGCTACTACGGCGACTTCCCGAACGGCGAGGAGGGCGCGGTCTTCACCGTTCCGCTGCGCCTGCGCGCCGCCTGGGACGCCGGTGACGCCGACGCGCTGGCCGACCTGTTCACCGTCGACGGCAGCATGCTGATCGGCGACGAGCAGCTGCGCGGCCGCGAGGCGATCCGCGCCTACCTGACCGAGCAGTTCGCCGGCGCGTACCGCGGCAGCAAGGTCGCCGACGAGCCCGTCCAGTGCAAGTTCCTGGCCGACGGCGTCGCGCTGGCCATCACCAAGGGTGGCATCAGCTTGGACGGCGCCACCGAGATCGCGCCGGAGAACGAGAACCGGGCGACCTGGGTCGTGCGCAAGGAGGCGGGCGACTACAAGCTCGTCTCTCACCAGACCAGCCCGATCCGCGGCTGA
- a CDS encoding SgcJ/EcaC family oxidoreductase → MSAELDASSALDDYYGPFTSEREKEVLGVPLRLVEAWARNDVDAVVDVFTKDGTLILPGDVYKVGRDEIRPFLAAAFAGPFKGSRITGKPVDLRLVNDTVALIRTHGGILAPGETEISPELAVRSTWTVKKEEDGVWYLAGYQNSPRGTGATLRW, encoded by the coding sequence GTGTCCGCTGAACTCGACGCGTCGTCCGCGTTGGACGACTATTACGGCCCGTTCACGAGCGAACGGGAGAAGGAAGTGCTGGGCGTCCCGCTGCGGCTGGTGGAAGCCTGGGCACGCAACGACGTCGACGCGGTCGTCGACGTCTTCACCAAGGACGGCACCCTGATCCTGCCGGGTGACGTCTACAAGGTCGGCCGCGACGAGATCCGCCCGTTCCTGGCGGCCGCGTTCGCCGGCCCGTTCAAGGGCTCGCGGATCACCGGCAAGCCGGTGGACCTGCGGCTGGTGAACGACACCGTCGCGCTGATCCGCACGCACGGCGGCATCCTGGCGCCGGGGGAGACCGAAATCTCCCCGGAGCTCGCCGTCCGCTCGACGTGGACGGTCAAGAAGGAAGAAGACGGCGTGTGGTACCTCGCCGGCTACCAGAACAGCCCGCGCGGCACCGGCGCGACCCTCCGCTGGTGA
- a CDS encoding SgcJ/EcaC family oxidoreductase, with the protein MPATATEILASYGVEEDTDFYREFTDPRDRAALTVPLRITHAWKTNDADEFAGVFTENGSLLMQDEQLTSREQIRAYMQAGFAGPLAGAHVKGWPLQVTFLAEDTAMVITQGGIILDGETETAPERQIRATWIVVERDGEWSLLSHQSSPVRG; encoded by the coding sequence ATGCCCGCCACCGCAACGGAGATCCTCGCCTCGTACGGGGTCGAGGAGGACACGGACTTCTACCGGGAGTTCACCGACCCCCGCGACCGCGCCGCGCTCACCGTGCCGCTGCGCATCACGCACGCGTGGAAGACCAACGACGCCGACGAGTTCGCCGGGGTCTTCACCGAGAACGGCAGCCTGCTCATGCAGGACGAGCAGCTGACCAGCCGGGAGCAGATCCGCGCGTACATGCAGGCGGGCTTCGCCGGCCCGCTGGCCGGCGCGCACGTCAAGGGCTGGCCGCTGCAGGTCACGTTCCTGGCCGAGGACACCGCGATGGTGATCACCCAGGGCGGCATCATCCTCGACGGCGAGACCGAAACCGCGCCGGAGCGCCAGATCCGCGCCACCTGGATCGTGGTGGAGCGCGACGGCGAGTGGTCGCTCCTGTCGCACCAGAGCAGCCCCGTCCGCGGCTGA
- a CDS encoding polyketide cyclase has translation MNSETTLTRELYDGLQLVEFDRWDAIIADDVLINSPAQFGQIGLGALKEWAKWFVRLGKRIDLVDEHLALDDRGNGRGFIVFNLHWKHDEPFFHIGPTGREGTSVETIVLKIENHRIAQIDVASNTVDLVLYLTQRGWPYPHNVRPEPLVAGLDRSA, from the coding sequence GTGAATTCGGAAACCACGCTGACCAGAGAACTGTACGACGGGTTGCAACTCGTCGAGTTCGACCGCTGGGACGCCATCATCGCCGACGACGTCCTGATCAACAGCCCGGCCCAGTTCGGGCAAATCGGCCTCGGTGCGCTGAAGGAATGGGCGAAGTGGTTCGTGCGCCTCGGCAAGCGCATAGACCTCGTCGACGAGCACCTCGCACTGGACGACCGGGGGAACGGGCGGGGCTTCATCGTCTTCAACCTGCATTGGAAACACGACGAGCCGTTTTTCCACATCGGGCCGACCGGGCGCGAGGGCACGTCGGTGGAAACAATTGTGCTGAAGATCGAAAATCACCGCATTGCGCAGATCGACGTCGCGAGCAACACCGTCGACCTCGTGCTCTACCTGACGCAGCGCGGCTGGCCGTACCCGCACAACGTGCGCCCGGAGCCGCTCGTCGCCGGGCTCGACCGGAGCGCGTGA
- a CDS encoding DUF899 domain-containing protein, which translates to MNRPPVVSAEEWQAERDKLLVKEKELTHALDDLAAQRRRLPMVRLKNDYVFTGPDGETGDLVSLFDGHNQLIIYHYMKQPGSDHLCVGCASLTDNLSPWAHLAPRGVRLILESVAPQEELEPLRQRFGWQIPWYSSYGSTFNADMGTGGGFGVSVLLRDGDEVFRTWFTNGRGTDRLRLDFNLLDLTPYGRQEVWEDSPEGWPQTSTMGWLRLRDEY; encoded by the coding sequence ATGAATCGCCCGCCCGTCGTCTCGGCGGAGGAATGGCAGGCCGAGCGCGACAAGCTCCTCGTCAAGGAAAAGGAGCTCACCCACGCGCTCGACGACCTCGCCGCGCAACGGCGGCGGCTGCCGATGGTGCGGCTGAAGAACGACTACGTCTTCACCGGCCCCGACGGCGAAACCGGTGATCTCGTTTCGCTGTTCGACGGCCACAACCAGCTGATCATCTACCACTACATGAAGCAGCCGGGCAGCGACCACCTCTGCGTCGGCTGCGCGTCGCTGACCGACAACCTCTCGCCGTGGGCGCACCTGGCCCCGCGCGGAGTGCGGCTGATCCTCGAGTCCGTGGCGCCGCAGGAAGAACTCGAACCGCTGCGGCAGCGGTTCGGCTGGCAGATCCCGTGGTATTCGAGCTACGGCAGCACGTTCAACGCGGACATGGGCACCGGCGGCGGGTTCGGCGTGAGCGTGCTGCTGCGCGACGGCGACGAGGTCTTCCGCACCTGGTTCACCAACGGGCGCGGCACCGACCGCCTCCGGCTCGACTTCAACCTGCTCGACCTCACCCCCTACGGGCGCCAGGAAGTCTGGGAGGACTCGCCCGAAGGCTGGCCGCAGACCTCGACCATGGGCTGGCTCCGGCTGCGGGACGAGTACTGA
- a CDS encoding aspartate aminotransferase family protein yields MTTPGIPPLSAPASELEDLDRKHLVRSMHRGDITDRLVIVKGQGSTVWDARGNELLDAAGGGVWHSPLGHGRADLAEVAAKQIKEIEFFTSLLEFTNEKAIRLAERLAQLAPAGINRVAFSSGGSEAVETAIKAARLYHTRKGSPDRTWILARHYSFHGATYGSGTATGFPPMQAGVGPNLPHVEKLSPPYPYRAKQLYGDVDPTDFLVKELEDTIERIGAGNIAAMIGEPIMAGGGVLAPPPGYWKRVREVLSKNGILLIADEVVTAFGRIGSWFESANQGMDADIITAAKGIAGGYAPLGATLMTDDIADTLIGDGGFFHGYTFQGHPVACALGLATLDIIEREGLLENARRIQGWFEEGLAPARELPNVGDVRIEGTLAALELVADKETTIPLDWSQVEAVAFETRKAHGVIARPYGHNFVLAPPLVFTEAEARRATAAVVEVVSRLRPDGTLAPR; encoded by the coding sequence GTGACCACACCTGGGATCCCGCCGTTGTCCGCCCCGGCGTCGGAACTGGAAGACCTCGACCGCAAGCACCTGGTCCGCTCGATGCACCGCGGTGACATCACCGACCGGCTGGTCATCGTCAAGGGGCAGGGGAGCACGGTCTGGGACGCGCGCGGCAACGAACTCCTCGACGCCGCCGGCGGCGGGGTCTGGCACTCGCCGCTCGGTCACGGCCGCGCCGACCTCGCCGAGGTCGCCGCGAAGCAGATCAAGGAGATCGAGTTCTTCACGAGCCTCCTCGAGTTCACCAACGAGAAGGCGATCCGGCTCGCCGAGCGGCTCGCGCAGCTCGCGCCGGCCGGCATCAACCGGGTCGCCTTCTCCAGCGGTGGCTCGGAAGCGGTGGAGACGGCGATCAAGGCCGCCCGGCTCTACCACACCCGCAAGGGATCGCCGGACCGGACGTGGATCCTCGCCCGGCACTACTCGTTCCACGGCGCGACCTACGGCAGCGGCACCGCGACCGGCTTCCCGCCCATGCAGGCCGGCGTCGGCCCGAACCTGCCGCACGTCGAGAAGCTCTCCCCGCCCTACCCGTACCGGGCCAAGCAGCTCTACGGCGACGTCGACCCGACCGACTTCCTGGTCAAGGAGCTCGAAGACACCATCGAGCGGATCGGCGCGGGCAACATCGCGGCCATGATCGGTGAGCCGATCATGGCGGGCGGCGGCGTGCTCGCCCCGCCGCCGGGGTACTGGAAGCGCGTTCGCGAGGTCCTCAGCAAGAACGGGATCCTGCTCATCGCGGACGAGGTCGTCACGGCGTTCGGCCGGATCGGTTCGTGGTTCGAGTCGGCGAACCAGGGCATGGACGCGGACATCATCACCGCCGCCAAGGGCATCGCCGGTGGCTACGCGCCGCTGGGCGCCACCCTGATGACCGACGACATCGCCGACACCCTCATCGGCGACGGCGGCTTCTTCCACGGCTACACGTTCCAGGGGCACCCGGTCGCCTGCGCCCTCGGCCTGGCCACGCTCGACATCATCGAGCGCGAAGGCCTGCTGGAGAACGCGCGGCGCATCCAGGGCTGGTTCGAGGAGGGGCTCGCCCCGGCGCGGGAGCTGCCGAACGTCGGGGACGTCCGGATCGAGGGCACCCTCGCCGCCCTCGAACTGGTCGCCGACAAGGAAACGACGATCCCGCTCGACTGGTCGCAGGTCGAGGCGGTCGCGTTCGAGACGCGCAAGGCCCACGGCGTGATCGCCCGGCCGTACGGGCACAACTTCGTGCTCGCGCCGCCGCTGGTGTTCACCGAGGCGGAGGCGCGCCGGGCGACCGCGGCGGTCGTCGAGGTCGTGTCCCGGTTGCGGCCGGACGGCACGCTCGCACCGCGGTGA